The Syngnathus typhle isolate RoL2023-S1 ecotype Sweden linkage group LG16, RoL_Styp_1.0, whole genome shotgun sequence genome includes a region encoding these proteins:
- the LOC133168883 gene encoding serine protease HTRA2, mitochondrial-like isoform X1: MATTAAVVSRRILAAFRTHTWRNKEITGGRWVSTVSLTTDHGGASDKTQLDLGAPTWDRKRGDDRSHSCLLKSLSLGLGLCASVALLDGREEGGPVSEPKSRGVLERILLSADCASPFKPDTPRYKYNFIADVVEKSTPAVVYIEIVGRHPFSGREVAVSNGSGFIISSDGLIVTNAHVVANKRGVRVKLTNGDTYHATVQNVDPAADIATIRISAKNPLPTLPLGRSCDVRQGEFVVAMGSPFALRNTITSGIISSVQRASKELGLSNSNMDYIQTDAAIDVSAQAMMTLVYCISVLLPMFVLQFGNSGGPLINLDGEVIGINTMKVTPGISFAIPSDRLRHFLDQAAKQSSWFGESETKRRYIGVMMLTLTPSIIAELKLRDPSFPDVTHGILIHRVIIGSPAHRSGLLPGDVVLEINRVKVKTSEEIYTAVRNSGKITMVVQRGEEQLQLEMTPEYTE, from the exons ATGGCAACAACCGCGGCTGTCGTCAGTCGACGTATCCTCGCGGCGTTCAGGACACATACTTGGAGAAATAAGGAAATAACAGGCGGCCGATGGGTGTCTACGGTTAGCCTGACAACCGATCACGGAGGAGCTAGTGACAAAACACAACTGGATCTCGGGGCTCCGACGTGGGACAGGAAAAGGGGAGACGATCGCAGCCACTCCTGCCTGCTTAAGTCGTTGTCCTTGGGCTTGGGACTGTGCGCTTCTGTCGCGCTTCTGGACGGTCGAGAGGAAGGTGGACCTGTATCTGAGCCCAAATCACGCGGGGTACTTGAACGCATCCTGCTGTCAGCTGATTGCGCTTCTCCTTTTAAACCTGATACTCCTCGGTATAAATACAACTTTATAGCAGATGTCGTGGAAAAGTCCACTCCGGCTGTTGTCTACATTGAAATTGTGGGAAG acaCCCATTTTCTGGGAGGGAAGTGGCAGTGTCCAATGGGTCTGGGTTTATTATCAGCAGTGATGGTCTTATCGTGACCAATGCTCACGTGGTGGCCAACAAGCGTGGGGTCCGCGTCAAGCTCACTAATGGAGATACGTACCATGCCACCGTGCAAAATGTCGATCCGGCGGCGGACATCGCCACCATCCGAATCTCTGCAAAG AATCCTCTACCCACACTCCCGCTGGGCCGTTCATGTGATGTCCGTCAAGGAGAGTTTGTGGTGGCCATGGGAAGCCCGTTTGCATTACGGAACACAATCACATCAGGGATCATCAGCTCAGTTCAGCGGGCCAGTAAGGAGCTTGGCCTGTCCAACTCCAACATGGACTACATCCAGACCGATGCCGCAATCGATGTTAGTGCACAAGCTATGATGACTTTGGTTTACTGTATTAGCGTTTTACTACCCATGTTTGTTTTGCAGTTTGGCAATTCCGGAGGTCCTCTCATCAACCTG GATGGTGAGGTCATCGGGATAAACACCATGAAAGTCACTCCAGGCATCTCCTTCGCGATACCATCTGACCGCTTGAGACATTTTCTTGATCAAGCTGCCAAGCAAA GCTCCTGGTTTGGCGAGTCTGAGACAAAGCGGCGGTACATTGGTGTCATGATGCTCACACTAACGCCAAG CATCATTGCCGAGCTGAAGCTTAGAGATCCATCTTTTCCAGATGTGACTCATGGAATTCTGATCCACAGAGTGATCATAGGCTCCCCAGCACACAG ATCTGGCCTGCTGCCTGGAGATGTTGTACTGGAGATCAACCGAGTGAAGGTGAAAACTTCAGAGGAGATCTACACGGCCGTGCGTAATAGTGGAAAGATCACCATGGTGGTACAGAGGGGAGAAGAGCAGCTTCAACTTGAAATGACTCCTGAATATACAGAGTGA
- the LOC133168883 gene encoding serine protease HTRA2, mitochondrial-like isoform X2 — protein MATTAAVVSRRILAAFRTHTWRNKEITGGRWVSTVSLTTDHGGASDKTQLDLGAPTWDRKRGDDRSHSCLLKSLSLGLGLCASVALLDGREEGGPVSEPKSRGVLERILLSADCASPFKPDTPRYKYNFIADVVEKSTPAVVYIEIVGRHPFSGREVAVSNGSGFIISSDGLIVTNAHVVANKRGVRVKLTNGDTYHATVQNVDPAADIATIRISAKNPLPTLPLGRSCDVRQGEFVVAMGSPFALRNTITSGIISSVQRASKELGLSNSNMDYIQTDAAIDFGNSGGPLINLDGEVIGINTMKVTPGISFAIPSDRLRHFLDQAAKQSSWFGESETKRRYIGVMMLTLTPSIIAELKLRDPSFPDVTHGILIHRVIIGSPAHRSGLLPGDVVLEINRVKVKTSEEIYTAVRNSGKITMVVQRGEEQLQLEMTPEYTE, from the exons ATGGCAACAACCGCGGCTGTCGTCAGTCGACGTATCCTCGCGGCGTTCAGGACACATACTTGGAGAAATAAGGAAATAACAGGCGGCCGATGGGTGTCTACGGTTAGCCTGACAACCGATCACGGAGGAGCTAGTGACAAAACACAACTGGATCTCGGGGCTCCGACGTGGGACAGGAAAAGGGGAGACGATCGCAGCCACTCCTGCCTGCTTAAGTCGTTGTCCTTGGGCTTGGGACTGTGCGCTTCTGTCGCGCTTCTGGACGGTCGAGAGGAAGGTGGACCTGTATCTGAGCCCAAATCACGCGGGGTACTTGAACGCATCCTGCTGTCAGCTGATTGCGCTTCTCCTTTTAAACCTGATACTCCTCGGTATAAATACAACTTTATAGCAGATGTCGTGGAAAAGTCCACTCCGGCTGTTGTCTACATTGAAATTGTGGGAAG acaCCCATTTTCTGGGAGGGAAGTGGCAGTGTCCAATGGGTCTGGGTTTATTATCAGCAGTGATGGTCTTATCGTGACCAATGCTCACGTGGTGGCCAACAAGCGTGGGGTCCGCGTCAAGCTCACTAATGGAGATACGTACCATGCCACCGTGCAAAATGTCGATCCGGCGGCGGACATCGCCACCATCCGAATCTCTGCAAAG AATCCTCTACCCACACTCCCGCTGGGCCGTTCATGTGATGTCCGTCAAGGAGAGTTTGTGGTGGCCATGGGAAGCCCGTTTGCATTACGGAACACAATCACATCAGGGATCATCAGCTCAGTTCAGCGGGCCAGTAAGGAGCTTGGCCTGTCCAACTCCAACATGGACTACATCCAGACCGATGCCGCAATCGAT TTTGGCAATTCCGGAGGTCCTCTCATCAACCTG GATGGTGAGGTCATCGGGATAAACACCATGAAAGTCACTCCAGGCATCTCCTTCGCGATACCATCTGACCGCTTGAGACATTTTCTTGATCAAGCTGCCAAGCAAA GCTCCTGGTTTGGCGAGTCTGAGACAAAGCGGCGGTACATTGGTGTCATGATGCTCACACTAACGCCAAG CATCATTGCCGAGCTGAAGCTTAGAGATCCATCTTTTCCAGATGTGACTCATGGAATTCTGATCCACAGAGTGATCATAGGCTCCCCAGCACACAG ATCTGGCCTGCTGCCTGGAGATGTTGTACTGGAGATCAACCGAGTGAAGGTGAAAACTTCAGAGGAGATCTACACGGCCGTGCGTAATAGTGGAAAGATCACCATGGTGGTACAGAGGGGAGAAGAGCAGCTTCAACTTGAAATGACTCCTGAATATACAGAGTGA